The DNA region GGGGGAGGCAGGGGACACCAGAAAGGCACTGGGCATGCTTGGTGGGGCAGGAAAGGGACACCATCACTCCAGGGACAACAGAGTCACAAAGGGACAGGAACCATCCGGGGCCGGGCTCCAGATGCTGCAGAAGCAGGAGAGGATGTCTGAGTCCACCAAACCAAGTTCTCCTCCGGCTTCTCAAGGAAGAGGATTTGCTTGCAAGATGAATGAGGGAAAGGGGGTCCCAGGGCTTCCAAGAGATCAACCAGCGCCTTGCCACTAAATCCCATCGGGTCCCCAGAGCCAAGGTCCCCTATTGCCCTCACGGCCCTGGAGTGCTTTAAAGGTACTGGTCTCCGGGAAGGGTGacgaggaggatgaggaggatgaggatgatgatgatgatgacgatgatcaTGACGACTTCTCCAGAGCTGGCCAGAGGAGCACAGGGTTACAGGGCCAGCAGTGTGGGGGAGTTCAAGGAGTCTGACGACTGGTCCCCACTGCTACTGCTTCTGCGGTGAGCCTTGGAGCAGGACTCCGAGGGTGACGCAGGCGACTCCTGCTCCAGGACACTGGGGTAGGTGAAGACAAGGTTTGAGGTGCCTGGAGTAATGGCAGGTGTGGAGGTCACCACGATGGGAGTGTGCAGAGGCTCTTCCCCATAGAAACCACCCCCAGCAATGCTGATGGGCTTGATGACAGAGCGCTGGGTCTTGTCCATCCCTACCGCTGAGGAAGAAGGGCTGTCCTCTTCCAGTGGCTCCTGCTTCACCACCACAGCGCCGCCCGTACCACGGATGGGCTGCAGCCCGGAGGTCGGGGGCGACCGGCGCTCCTCGGGGCTGATTTTGCACACAGGGCCGTGCGCCACCAACATGAACTCcagcttttccttctccttctgtagCTCAGCGATCTCTTTCTGCAGACCGGACTTCTCCTCTTCCAGCTCCTCTGTTTcctgggaggggaaagaagggtgTGAGGGTCGGAAGCCCACAGGCTGAACTGAAGGATGGTCCCAAAccacagatagagagagagaggagatcgACAGCGTCCTCAGGTGACCCTAACCACAAGCGTCTCACACACCTGGCAGGAGAGCTAACCGGGTGTgagtcacatggtggctcacagtcccTTTTAATTCTGAAGGAGGAAAGTCGGCTTGTGGGGCAGGCACATTAACATCTGGCGCCGCTGTGAACGAGCACCTACTTCAACTGTACCGTGCACTGCCCAGATTGTTCCGCTCAACCCTCCAGAAGCTTCTGAAAGCAGATGTGATCATCAGCCCATTTGGAAGAAGAGGAAACCAAGGTTCTGAAAAGCGGGCTCATCTGCCCAAAGTTATAGAGCTAGCAGAGAGGGATGGGCAGATGTGAATCCCAGGGCATCGGACTCCAGAGTCCACATTGGACCCTGAGGATACCAGTACTACCTCTGGGTCCCCCCAACAGGTTAGAGTGGGGTACTCCTAGACAAGGAAACCCTCTGCTCGTGCTTCCTTTACCATTTCAGCCCACTAGTGGACACAGAGGCTGAGCTGGACGCTGCGTGTGAGCAGACTCCCGTGTACAAGCCTCTCTACCCTCGGCCCTGGAACGAACAGTGCCTGGCTTGTAATAGGTGCTCAGCCGATCCCTGCTGGACCCTCCCTTTCTTACTCCACTTTCTGAAGCCCGCCTCACTAGACCAGAGCCACCGAGGGACACATTTAGCTCCACTGTGTGCCCAATAGAGGGGCACCTGACAGCCTACTGTAAGAGCCCGCGAGGATGCCAAGATCGCCAGCGGCGGCCTCAACTCCTCTGGGCTGTAATggctggggagaggaaaggcATGCGTCAGcagtctcctccctcctccttctctaacACAGATTCCCATTCACAAATGAAGAGATACGGGCAAGAGCTTCATTAAGCGCAGTACGGTATATTCcggagtgaagaaaaaaaaaaaaaaaaagtttccatctGTCTCAAGGGCCTGATGAACGTCAGAGGCTTCCTGTGGAGGATGTGGCTCAGGGGCCTGGGTAGCTGGGTCAGGACGTGGGGGAGGCGGACAAGTAGGGTGTGAGGCTTCTGGGAAGAcgggagggaagcagagagggctcagaggagtagctgggctgggctgccgGTGGAGAGGGATGACCTCAGGGAGtcacagcaaggcatggtggcttCCTTGAAGTAGGAGAGAATGGATAGCAGTGGAAGGCTCTGCTGAGGGAGGCTCCTGTGGTGggctgatcccccccccccagtctgccccatctgggaagaaagaacttcTACCCCCAACCCCTACTCTTGATCCTACTCTTGACACCTCCACAGGCCACGGATACAGGCATCATGGGATTCACCAAGTATATCTTCTCGTGAATGTACCCAAAAGCTGGGGCTGAGGCATGAAGGAAACAGCTTAAAACAGATCGACTAGACCTGGGAGGATTAAATGGATTCTAAACCTCTCTACTAGTCAGTCACCATGTGAGCACTGTGCGCGCGCGCACAATCTCTCGGCTCATCTCCCCTCTCCGGGAGCACCGTGTCCCAGGGAGTCAGCACTGGCCTGGGACCTCCCCGACCAGATGCTCAGCCCTGCCTTTAGGGCCAGACACAGGAGGGCGTTACGTGACATTGGTCAGGTCAAGTTTAGAAAAGGGAGGGGCAGGACCATGGGcgcccccccctgccccccccgcGCCCTGCCCCGGGGTCTGGGCAGTTAGGGAACATGGGAGAATGACTCATGAGGACAAAAATGAAGCTCTCAGCTCACCACAGAGGTGGGAAACCTTCCTGCCAAGGAAGGGTAGGCGAAAGCCCCAAAAAAATATAACTCGACTGACATGTGACCTGTCTATGTGAGGATGcctgctcccacccccactcaAGCCAGGGTGCTTCGGCCCGGCTGGGCCACCTTTGCTGGCCCTGGGCACGGGGGCAACCGGAACCCTGAGAAGGAGCCACAGAGAGGCAGGTATTGATGTACCTGCCCTAGCTCATTGGAACTGTCACCCTTTATCGAGACGCCCCAGTGGGTTGAGGACAGAGGGCCCACAGGTGCTGAGTAAGAAAACGCACTGGCCCAGAAGGATGGTCTGCTCCTCTCTAGACCCACGCCGATGGCAAAGGCCAATTCTTAGgcattcatttctccattcccACCCCTCATTTAGCATAATTGTTGACCCATGTGCTCAAAAGcaagaatgttctctctctcctggctCATCGTCCGTATgatccttttgagaacaggcctgGAAGGGCAGGAGCCCCACAGCCCTCGGCCCACCCAGGGCAAGCCAGCCCCACACACAGCTCCTCACCGCCTGCAGCTTCTCCGTCAGCTCGCGGCGACGGTTCCGACACTTGGCGGCAGCCAGCTTGTTCCTCTCCCTCCGGATTCGACGCTTCTCCTCTTCCTCGGGAGACAGCTGGGGAGGCCAAGGTCAAGGGTCATGATCAGAATGGTGCCCACAGGTTCGCAGCAACTTTTAAAGAGCTGGATTTTAAGGAATGCAACCTGCCCTTtttagaggctggggaggggagaaaagagatgCGGAGCCAGGCTCGTGAGGGTCACTGCTGGGTGGCTGCCTGGAGGGAGCATGTTGACGGATCTGCCTTGGAAGGGGACGGACGGACGTTGCATGTTGAAAGAGAGAGCAGACCAAGAGTCCGTAAGGCACTCAGTGGCCCTGCACCAGGGCAGGATTTGTCTGTCTGCTCTGATTCAAAGCCTAAGCCAGAGGAGAGTCCCCTCCAGCAAGCTAGGCCTGGCTCCACCTGCTATATACAGCAGCTTCCTCCAAAGCCTAGCTAATGatcctcttcatcatcatcactccGCCTGCTCTACCAGCCTCACCATCCACCTTGGGTTATATAGAGTCTCCACATAGGTAAGATCCAGCCATGGAACAGTGTGTGCTGATGTACTATCACCAGTGTGAGGGGCATGGGTACCACTCTATTCCCAATTTCCTCTGCCAACCCGAGTGCCAGCTTCTCagaggtctcccctgaggactccTTGGGAGCCTGCCACAGGACTAGGCTGGGCAAGAGAAAAAGCAGCCTAGGCATAAAAGTCTCGCCACCCAGCTTTTCTGCTTATTTGATAGTGACCGTCTACATGAGACATAATTCCAGGAGTTGTGGCTATGGACTAAAGGAAACCCCCCCTGGGAAGAGATCAGGAACCAGCTCCTTCTGGCGAATCAGTCAGAGACTCGGAACTCACCTCTGCTCACACACACTACCAAGGAGAGGGCCACGGGCTAAAGCATAACACAGGGCAAAGAGAAGACCTCCTCGCTCAGGTACCACACATTGATGCATACCTACTGTGTGCCTACGTTCTGCTAGGAGCGTCAAAGATTCTAAGTATGACAGGACCTGAGTCCTGCCTTCAAGGGACAcatggggttggggggtgggcagCTGAAGCTACCCCAGAGAGAAAGGCTGCCTATCGACAGACCACGCCGTGAGGAACAAGCCGTTTGTGCTATCTGGGCTCAGGTCAGGACTCCAGGGAGCTCCCTCCCACCCGGGGAGTCCGTGGCTCTGAAATCCTGAGCAGCCAAGAAAGGCATCAAAGTGGAAAGTCCATTCTGTCTACACAGAGCTGACCCCACAGGAGGTCACAAGGCCACTCAGCCACCACCTGCTCCCAGACCTGTCTCGGTCCAAGCCTTACCAAGTTAGTTACCAAGAAAGCCTGTGGTCTTGTGGTTTCTCTATGGCCCCTGGACTCCGTTGAAGGCTCAGCAccaccaccctcccctcccctcccccacgggCAGCCTTTATTgctgagggagagaaaaaaaaaaaaaagctagccttGGTTCAAAGCAAGCCTTCCTCCTACCTTGGTGACTTTTAGCCTTAGAAGTCTCCCTGTCTGGGGAGGTGTGGGGCAACTGTGGGTACTGTCGACATAGGAAATGTTCTGGGGTGGTGAGATCAACGTGGTTACAGCTTGAGTGTTGTTAACATCACTAGGGACCCACCCACAAGCCACACacgccctcccctcccttctcctcagtCCCCACCCTGGGCTCAGAGGAGCCTCCTGGGCAGGCTCTGGGACGAGGCCATGAGGCACCAGGCTGATTCCTGGGACAAGCCTTGgggtaggaatgggggggggctggaaaAGGGGACCACGAAAGGAAGGATGGCCCCAGACAGTTGGTCTTGAAGCAGACCTGGGTGGGGGTAGCATCAAAAACATCCacctagccgggcgttggtggtgcacgcctttaatcccagcactcgggaggcagagccaggcggatctctggatctctgtgagttcgaggccagcctgggctaccaagtgagctccaggaaaggtgcaaagctacacagagaaaccctgtctcgaaaaaccaaaaaaaaaaaaaaaaaaaaaaacatccaccTGAAGGTCAAAGCGGTGGATCCCAGTCTCCGCTACTACTAACATGGTGTGACTCTGAACAGGCCCCTGCCTTCTAGGCCTCATCTATGAGCTGGGTCCAGGGGGGAAATTCGGAGGCACTGTCCTCAAAGTCCCTTCTAGGCGCAAACCTCTGAATGTAGTGTGAGGTAGGCCCAGCAGAGGACGAATGTGGGACACATCATGCTGCCATGTCCCGTCAGCCCACAGGAGCCTGGCTGCCACTCAGCATCATGTATATCCCGGGACAGTCTGGCTTCTCAATGGCAATGGAGCTTTGCAGCATGGATCCATTATAGGAAGCACCATGACAAAGGACTGTGAAGTCACACCTACAATTCCTGTAACCTGTGGGAAGCCCCGAGAAGGGGCCAGTggcatcactcacacacacacacacacacacacacacacacacacacacacacacacacacgccactgTACCTCAGTGTCTACCACACAGAGGCACTCTCGGGACTACTGGTTAAAGGCACTGGTACAAGGATATGGTAGACTCTGGGGACCCTAGAGTAGAAACAGGAGCTGGAGTGAGGGCTTCCACAGTTTCACGTGGGAAGGCGTTACCAGATTCACGTGTCATTTGAGAAGGAAAACGCACGGGCATGGCCTTGTGGGAAGGGCACTGTGCATGGAGTCTAAGCAAGTAGGTCTGGGCCTTGGGGGTATCGTCTGTGAGGGGAGACAGATGAGGTCTTGGAAGGCCTGCATCCTTCCTTCCATGTCGGTTCTCTTTCAAAGCTGAGCCTCTCGAGGAGGAAAAACAAGCGAAACCTGGTGTGTGACCTCtgtctcccccccacaccccataaCTGAACAGACTCCTCGGGCCCAGGTCACTATATTTCTAAAACACACATTCCAGGAACAGGAAAAGGGATGCAGCTTTGATCTAAAGGCCTGAGACACTGAGGAAGAATGGAAAGTCACATGGATGCTCAAAGCCCTGGTCCCATGGCGCTCACCCAGTGGCTCTCCACTAAGGCCCAGGGCAGGGCGCTACTGTAGGAGGCCATGACATTTTGCATTCACAGATACTTTACACTTACAAAGTGTTCCCCAAACTCAAGACCTCCCTCAAGCACCAACATAACATCTGTATtcaagagcccccccccccccccccccccccccccccccccccccccccccccgctaccAACGTGGCTTCTCCTCCGCTAGCTAGAGGCATACCtgctcatctctcctcctgcGGCCCACAGTGGTACCGATGGTCTTGATCACGCCGGGTCTAGGGAGAGCCATGTGCCCAGGGACAGAAGCCAGGCCCGGCAGGGGGCTGTAGGGGTGTGAGCGTGGATAAGGGTTGGACATGGAAGTAATCACTGTGGGCTGTACCATCCACTGCAGGTCCTGGCTGGTGGTGATGGCATTGATGGTAGGGATGAAGGCGCTGCCTGAGCCAGGCATATCTACCCGGAACTTCTGAAACAAGGAGAAAGACATGACATTGAGCCAAGGCCCAAACCTACAGACTTCGGGGTTGATGGCATGGTCAGGACCCAGGTGGGCATCCCTGCACAAGTCCCACATTGCCAAAAGGCGAGCTGATCTTATCCATCCCCGGGCCATATGTCAGATCTGTTCCCTGCCTGGAGTCCTGAAGACTCCATTCTCAGGGGCTCTGGGGAGGATGCAGCCACATCCCAAGTGACTTCTAGGACACACGTGAGGCTGAGCGGCTCACATCCAGCCTCCAGGGCACATATCTGCAGGATGTTTCACCTTGGCCTCCTGGGGCCTCTGAGTCACCTACCAATTATTCCCCAGGGTACTGGCTCAGGACACATTTCTTGGAGATCAAGGGAGATCACTACAAGTATATTTTGTCACTTTCCAAGGAAGTTCACGATGAGCCTATACGCCTATCAGATCAAGGTCAAGTTGAGAAGGCTGAATCCTCACCTCTGTTTATTAGAGAGTCTACGATCAGCTCAGTGGAGCCCATGCGTCTGGCTTCGCAACCGAAATTCCTCTTGCTATCTTTCGACCCTGCCCTTTGCCTTCGCTGGCATCTGGCTCGGGGCAGACGCGCGGTGTCTATCTCTACCATGGACACATCTGTCTACCTGGGCTCACAGATGTGTCTGTGGGGAAACTTGGGTACTGCCAGCTCAGAGGCTTCCCCTTGGTCTCTTAATTTTCGCCAGGACCCTGTTGCCGAGCTCTGGAAGCTGCGGGGAACATTCTATTTAAAAATCCAACGAGACAGAACCTGGAAGCACCATACATCAGGCCCCTCAACTactgtgtcactggaggtgttGGGGTATCGGGGTCTGGGCCCCACAGCCCTAACTAGCTAGGCTCTGCATCCACCCCCCAGTGGGCCAATTCAACAGGAATAGAGGAGAGCaagaaaagggagatttattcaaCAATGACCATATtaagaaaagggacagagaggccCAGTGACTCCTCAAGCCTGTCTTCAGAGTCAGGACACAAAGTTCAAGT from Peromyscus leucopus breed LL Stock chromosome 22, UCI_PerLeu_2.1, whole genome shotgun sequence includes:
- the Fosl2 gene encoding fos-related antigen 2 isoform X1, which gives rise to MYQDYPGNFDTSSRGSSGSPAHAESYSSGGGGQQKFRVDMPGSGSAFIPTINAITTSQDLQWMVQPTVITSMSNPYPRSHPYSPLPGLASVPGHMALPRPGVIKTIGTTVGRRRRDEQLSPEEEEKRRIRRERNKLAAAKCRNRRRELTEKLQAETEELEEEKSGLQKEIAELQKEKEKLEFMLVAHGPVCKISPEERRSPPTSGLQPIRGTGGAVVVKQEPLEEDSPSSSAAPQTLSSPTPVSWSRSRLRHPRSPAPRLTAEAVAVGTSRQTP
- the Fosl2 gene encoding fos-related antigen 2 isoform X2, which produces MYQDYPGNFDTSSRGSSGSPAHAESYSSGGGGQQKFRVDMPGSGSAFIPTINAITTSQDLQWMVQPTVITSMSNPYPRSHPYSPLPGLASVPGHMALPRPGVIKTIGTTVGRRRRDEQLSPEEEEKRRIRRERNKLAAAKCRNRRRELTEKLQAETEELEEEKSGLQKEIAELQKEKEKLEFMLVAHGPVCKISPEERRSPPTSGLQPIRGTGGAVVVKQEPLEEDSPSSSAVGMDKTQRSVIKPISIAGGGFYGEEPLHTPIVVTSTPAITPGTSNLVFTYPSVLEQESPASPSESCSKAHRRSSSSGDQSSDSLNSPTLLAL
- the Fosl2 gene encoding fos-related antigen 2 isoform X3 encodes the protein MGFSGPSAHSAQEHEQEVSQPRGIGKKFRVDMPGSGSAFIPTINAITTSQDLQWMVQPTVITSMSNPYPRSHPYSPLPGLASVPGHMALPRPGVIKTIGTTVGRRRRDEQLSPEEEEKRRIRRERNKLAAAKCRNRRRELTEKLQAETEELEEEKSGLQKEIAELQKEKEKLEFMLVAHGPVCKISPEERRSPPTSGLQPIRGTGGAVVVKQEPLEEDSPSSSAVGMDKTQRSVIKPISIAGGGFYGEEPLHTPIVVTSTPAITPGTSNLVFTYPSVLEQESPASPSESCSKAHRRSSSSGDQSSDSLNSPTLLAL